The window TTAGTTATGTGAtatttgaaactgaaatattgATAAGTTGATATGTTAATTATACACATATGTTAATATCATATAAATAATGATGTGAAGATGTGCAGTTagagctctgacctgtcagataaatgtttgTCCGGTACTTAAGGAAATCTTCTTACTTTCAACGACCGTCCATGGACAGTCTTGAAACTTTCCTACCGCTTAACGTGACTTTTCATATCAGTTAAGTTTTCACTTCTCCACAGATCTGCTGTGATCTGGAAGACTGTAGATAATCAAAGTCACACGAGCAGGAGCTTCTGAAATtaaacacaagagaaaaaaaaaagtggctccATATTTCCTGTCATAATTAAATAtagtttttattcttcattttaacaTACAATTATGCCCTGAGCTTATgagtaaaactaaaatatttattatatttacgTGTCTGATattgattttttccccccatatttaaaaaatatatatcgTCATGTATTCATCCTAAATCTGATAGCTTCTCCTCTTGATTGAATCAGAAGATGTGAAGCAAATATTATGCGACATGTATGGTGGCCCACTCACAATCAGGACAGCAAATATGTACGTTATTACGTCAACAAGCTCGTCCTCCACACACGGATTCTGCTTTTTGTGAGCATTCAACGGACCGCAGCATACAGAAAGGTCTACCATTAAAAAGAGCCGTGTGTGTTTGACATAAAGCCGCCGGCTCTGCGGTGCTCTGCATGCAGCACTTGCACTACAGCCTCTTTCTTTATATCGTGAACTGTCGCTTTAAGAAGCCTTTCGGTGCGCAGAGGCTCAACAGCAGCTCATCACATGATGCTTCTCTTGTGACAACccagacagaaaggaaaagccTTTCTGACTTCCAGTTGAGTTACACAAGGCGCTGCGATGACAGATTACTGTTGTTTTGGTACCAAAGGACCAACTGCCGGGAGGGAAATGGAGTTAAGTTAACCATTACCAGACCAACTCAGACCATTCCTGTATTTAAAACGGACGTTTGGTAAAGATTTGAGGTTGTTGCGCCGACGGGGACAAAGTTGGCGCATGGAGAGGGTCGAAGTTTCATTTTGGCGCAGcgtcttttctttgttttctttgttttttgtcgCCACCGCGAGTCAACAAACGTCGCGCGGGTTGTCGATCAGCTGAAGACAAGTAGCCGGACTTCAGTTTTGAGCCTTTCTGTTGCCGACTTTATCAACTTAAGGACAGAGAACCGGACAACTTGAGGACGCATTACGTCGGGTGAGATGGTGGACAGCAAGCCTCTTCTTCAGGACAGACCTCCCGCCTACAACACCGTCCCCGGGGCTTATGAGTACGCCCCGCAGCAGAACAGCTATGGGGCCATACCCCCGCCGGCCCCGCCGCCCTACGCGTACCCCGACGGCCAAGGCAAGTAGCCCCGCGTTTACGTCGCACAGGTTTAACAGAGCCAGAAAGTGTCCAGACGGGATGAGAGGTCTCACTCGTGCCCACTTCCGTCTTCGTTTTAAGATTACCGGTCGGTAATTGTTTCGGCTCTGGGAACGTCATTAAGTCGAAGAGGCCACATTTTGAACCGCATTATCCGAGAACTTGAAGTTAGTTACAGATAACAGTGAAAGAGATTACTTTCGTTGATCAGGTGCTCCCGTGCGGCGCATGCGCAGTATGACAGCAGCGATGTGTTATTCATACTGACCTTTTTCTCTTAATGCATAAATtagaaaatcttttttaaagGTAAAGTGCACCACGAGTGCTCAGCAAACCATAAATACGCATTCAAGTTGAAAGTGTGATGATTTGAAATAAATCACCCGGTCTGTGTTTTTTTACAGGAAGCAACAGAAGGTGAAATAATGTTAATGCTGAAGTTTTTGGTGCAGGGGGGCCTGCAGCAGCGTGTAGAATACGGTAGCGCACTACTGTCCTCGCACGGTATATATGCACTTTATGTGAAGGATGACTGACTGTCGACAAGCTGCGATGAGTACAGAAAGGAAGAATGCAGTCTTAAAATAAAGTCTAATTTCTCGCAGTCTAATTGCCTTTTGACTCAACCACGTGGGCTGttgctgtagctgtgtgtgcagctctgtgTCACAGGCAGGTATCCTTATCTGTCAGAATTAAAGGTGTTGGTAAACACTTCTGAGAAGTGTGATTATGGTATCAAAGTTCACCTTGTTACACAAATACCTCTGCACATGTAGGCAGGTGGTcgaaggaaaaaagaaaaaaacaaaatcaatatgGCCTGAGAGCGAAATGAACCAGTAAAGTCTCTTTTCTTCATCAGCCAGCTTTTATTTATAGCAACTTGATTCTAAGTTGTGTCTTTTGAGGGCTAATGAAAGGCAGGGCTGATGTTTGTACCTTCCTTTTAACTATAAATCAGTCTCATTGCCCCTGTAAATCAGGCTACAGTGAATGTCTACACAAAGTACTTCCTCACAAAGTCTGTATAACCAGacacttgctttgttttttcttaaaatttcaGTTTACTTCATACTGGTCTAAAGCTCAGATATCCgcagtttcatttccttttatgGTGTTGGTGTTTTAATAAGTTTATTATCTTGTTGCTCTGTTACCGTCTCACTTGACAACAGTGTCAACAGTGATAAGTGCAGGATCTGATAGTGAATATGTGTCACTGAGTTTACGGGGCCAAATGTCAAAATGCTGTGCTCGTTTttgtaattattaattatgtGACATGTACACCATCTCTTTCTGTTGCCCACAGGATTCCCATCAGCCCAGATGGCCCCTGCCGTATCCCAGCAGCCCTATGCTGCTACCTACACCATCGTCCAACCGTCTGTAGTGGTGGTGGGAGGCTGCCCTGCCTGCAGGTGAGGACACACATGAGGTCTGCTATGATCATATGATGCCTACGTGTCCTACATACACCAGGACGCTGATAAACGTTTCTGCTTTATACATTAAGTGAAAATAATGAGCCCGTTTCTGAGCACGGTTTCATCAAAtcatcactttgtgttttcgtttttgtattttctgtcctCTGCACGTGTGTTTTTAGCATTCCTGCGTGCACGTTGTCAGGCGGACATGACTTTCAGTTTTAGGAGAAGATGGCTTTATGTTGGTTTCACTGTGCCTGAGGCAACATCCTGTCAGTCATATGATTTCAGCCTCAGACATGTGACAGGCCACACAGGGGCCCAAAGGTTGCTACAGGACACAATTCACAGGAGCAGCAAATGGAAATCGGACGTTGGTTGGCTTCGACTAATCAAGTGTTCCGCGTCTGTTCCGTGAACTGAAGGGGTCTGCTTGTGTGGCGTTTAATTTCACAGCAGTGCTTGCGGGATTGTGTCACGAGTTGAACGAACCCCCCTGCAAGTTCAGCTCTGTGGTTTCTATTGAACCCAAAGCTTGTGTGGTTATTTGTGTTCTTGCTAAGTAATCATCATGACTGGCAGTCTGTGAAACTTACTGTGTTATGAAATTATAGATTTACAAAAAGGGGAACAACTCAATTTAAAATAAGGTTAACTGTTGACTGACTCCACTTGCTAAGTAGTAAGTTAGAGTGCAGCGAAGGCCTGCTTGTTTTCTGTGCCTACggagcacacagcagcactgacactgTTCTACTTTCCTTTtattatctttctctttttttgctctACAAAGCACTTTGTATTAACCCCATATTAAGTGTCCTAGACATGCCACTTCCTGACACTAGCAGCAGACACTGACACCAGTGCGTCATCTACGTCTACAGTATGTGAAACTTTCAGAAGTGCTAAAACAGTCCGGCACAGTTTTAGTCAGGATTTGCATGTTTCCTCAATTGATAACAGCCACAGTAGTTCCTGGCACCAGTGTAGAAATatgttgtgtaaatgtgtgtgtacatggcaCATTGAGCAGTGTGGTGCCACTCTGGACCATACAGTGATTGCACACAAATTCCATATTAAGTAAGCTTTGTTTTTAGGAGTCAGAGTAATTTTAATTAGGCTAAACCCAGTTCATTGCTGCAGCAGAATCCGATATTATCAGTGCGATTTGGTCCCATTTCTCAAGattatttctatttcatttaaACCCCCCAAAAATCTACTGATATATGACACTAATAACATTAGCATCAAGTGCTTTCCAAAGTAGTTTTACATTTCCCATCTCTTTCGGGATCTTGGTGGatacatttcatctgtttattcCTCCTCCGGCAGGTTTAGTGGCCGTGCTGGTCGTTGTGGTGCGGTCATGAGACCACGGTTAGCACTTTGTTCATCGTGACTCTGGATTTTAAAACCGCCGCAAGACACGGCCTTCAAGACTTCCCCTTCAAAACAAGTTGCTTCAtgttctgacaaaaaaaaataaataaattctagATCGTACTTGTTTTGTTCTAAAGGATCTTGCAACTTTATACAAGAAAACTAAGAGGCATCATCAGCCAAATGCTTAGCAAACTTCACATGCCGCACACAGAAAAAGTACAGATATCGTAAAAGGTTGGATGCAGATGTTTCTCTCCTTTCACTGGTCTCTGCTCCTGTGGAGGAAAGCGCCACGTCTCCATGAACTCGAGCTAAGCAGCGTCTCCTTGATGGTTGTTTACTGTGAAATGTCAATACATGGCTCAGACTGGAGATAATAACTGAATTCAGCCAAGTGCCTGTGACACTGCTCAGACCTCAGAGAAACATTTGACCCGGGGTGACTGGGACGCAGTCTTAAAGAAGGGCAGGACAttgtttgtaaaataataataataataatgataaggcTCAAGTTTAAGCCCTGAATCTCTGCAACAGTAACCTGTATATTATTAGCAGTTACACTGTTTATTtagtataataaaataattgaaGAAACAACTCTGATATTAAACTGGATCAACGAATAGCTAGTATTTGTAATTCCAAGTGGCCCGCAGCCATGGACACTTTGTGAGACAACAGGCCCCTGGACACAGACATGTAAAGGACTCTGTTGTGGTTTacttgtcatttgttttgtgtctcttcGTCGTTGTTTGACTTTCCATCAAAAAAACGTCAGCAGTCACTTCATACAGAGGTTCTGGTCCAGGGGCCCTGTGCCccatttttgtgatttaaatgCTGCACTGGACTGCACTTCCTGTTCGGCGTGTGTACTAAAGCTTTCTGTTTTATCACGTGCGTTGCAGAGTTGGTGTCCTGGAGGATGACTTCACTTGCCTTGGGATCCTGTGTgccatcttcttcttcccccTGGGGCTCCTCTTCTGCTTCGCGCTGCGTCAGAGAAGGTGTCCCAACTGTGGCGCCACCTTCGGCTAGAAGGACCAAACCGCGGCTCACGGAGTCGCTCATGCtcccatgtacacacacacacacacaaacacacacgcataatccagcattttcatgtctttttgttttatcttttcttaaTATTGCGCATATTGCTGTTGCCATTACGTTATGTACGACAAATGATCAAGATGATATCACCTTGAATTATCGATGTGAGTTTTTAATTAGAGGCACGTGTAGAAACCTGTTGTCATCTGCTAGTTGAGGAAGTATTCTATCACATGTGAGCGTCCAGATGTTGTCGGTGCCTTCACTACATGCTGAGTGATCGTCAGAGATTCCATCAGTCATGACGTCTTCTGTAGATTTAGCTCAGTTATCTGCGCAGATTCCTTTATGTTTCTACAAGCCACGATTAGGCACATGcctgagttttgttttctttcttttcttttgtctttgctggCATCCTGCAtacgtatttttttttttggttaacaTTGTGCTTAGTAATATTGTACCCACAGTATCCATGTAGATCACTGATGTATTAGCTTCTTCTGGAGATGCGAACCCCTTATTGGCTCAGTGTGTCACATGGAATAGCAcgtaaggaaaaaaaaaaaaaaaaaaaaattaagatttaaAGCACGAGTCGAGATCCTTGGACATGAACTGTCCCAGCTGGAACAATGGACTTGcaccagacagacaggctgcaccgttttgtctgtttttgttgataTTATTTCTTGGGGCCATATTTGCACTGACCGTTTGTCTGATGATTATTCTACTGGGTTGTGCTTTTCCAGGGCCAATGCAGACCTCAGGTATATACAATCTGAAATGCCCTTGACTTTACAACCTCAATCACTGTTCGACTTCGGACTTCTACCTACTCCAAAAGGACTCTTTGTGTCAAAAGCGCCGACTCCTCCTTTAAATGTGAGGAGTTCCACGTCGAGGAAGCATGCTGCGAGTAAAAGCTGAAGAAATCTCTCAGTAGTGTGTATAATCTCTGGATTTTTATCTTAGTACTCTGTGACAAGTCAACCTGCCCCGGTCCTCCCAACCAGACAATCAATTGAGAATGTCTGTCCTTATATGTGCGGTATCTTAATGTCTATGTCTTCCATCACAGCGAGATGTTATATAACTGTCCATGgcagaagagacagagatatAACTGGGTGggagggatttaaaaaaaatattcttgcTTTAGTAAACACACTACGCATGCTCTTATGATTAAGGTTCTTACTTTTTATATAGGAGttactgtaattaaaaatgaatgctacttacttgatttttttttttcatcttttgcaAATGCATGAACATCACTCCctgtaaatacactgaaatatttcatatcAGAGCTCTTTTTGTGCATGATAAACTAAACAGCAAGTTGaagaaataaatctttatttttcatacaGCAACTTCTATTAACGGTGTAATGTGGACCAAAGGCCAAAACACGTATCCACACTGTGGTCTTAAAATGCCATATGCAATGGTTAGTGTGGTCGGTGACGAGATGTGGCGACTGTCACAACTCATGTTCACAATTTGAAGAATGCAAGAGGTACATagtatatattcatatttacagtAGGTATATTAGATGTCATTAAGGCAAAAGTCCTGTCTCTATGATTATCTAGCTCTACAAAAAGTTAAGTTAGATGGCAAAGAGGACAGTATTTATAACGTCTGTTATACAAATGTATGTACAAGGAGGACTTGCGTGCCTTTTCGGATGCATCTCTCTCCTCGCGACGCTGAGATGCGACATTTTCATAAGGACCTGAAGGTGAAATGCTGAGGTCCTCTACAGTACATTCTTTTACTGTCTTATGGCAACAGAAAAGATTTCGAACAGTTATTTGGACGATGAATAAGCAACATCGGTGGTATAAATACGCTGCAAAAAAaattttcaccatttttcacTCATCCATTTCTCAAGTGCAGGTAAGAATGTGGTCATTTAAATATCACTACCACAAGCAGACAAAAATAGAcattgaatatatatatatatatcttaaaTATATGATGAGCATCTGTTCTGCAAAATAACACGGTCGCAAAATACTTTCATGTGAGAGTCTGCAGCAGTAAGGGGATCCCAGATTAAAATGATGTCACCCCCCTGCCTCCCGTCCCCCcccaacattttgttttgttccattCAGACCCAAAGAAGTTGCTGCACGTCCTGGGatggatgaggatgatgaaagGGTTTGTTGGAATTGAGGGTGTGTGGAAATGTGGACAGATCAGATAGCCGGTGCAGAGCGGTCGTTGGTGACGGTTGGACGTAGCCTGACTGTGGCGAAAGGGTTCCCACCCCTGTGGGAAAACAAGGCAGAAACGAGGAATGAGTGCATGCCTGAGtgagacaaatgaaaatgctcTCTTTCATGTTCCCGTGTGACTTACGCAAGGTAAGCAGGTGGAGGTCTCGAGACGCCATTAGGCTGGGTTGtctgaggagaaaacacagatgagACATTTGCATTATGAACACCTCAATCATGCCCAGATGTATATTTGTGTGAAGTTCAGTATAACCCACACACGGTTTATGCTGCTGAGAGGACTGGACACACTGGTTAATGAACATGGACAGTgtgggaaagagagagtgtgtggaaTCTGGACCGTCTGGAATTTCGAGTCTGTTCCACAATCAGAGGCAACGAGTTTTGTTATGACAAGTCGCAGCCAGTGACACAAGCTGCAGGGCAGGAGGATggaagaggattttgttttgCTAAACATTTAAGAGTAATaagtgattttactttttttttttttttcttcctttacaCAAGCACGTACAGCAGTTACACCCTGAAATGCATCCTCAAATAATCAACGAAATca of the Scatophagus argus isolate fScaArg1 chromosome 16, fScaArg1.pri, whole genome shotgun sequence genome contains:
- the bri3 gene encoding brain protein I3; this translates as MVDSKPLLQDRPPAYNTVPGAYEYAPQQNSYGAIPPPAPPPYAYPDGQGFPSAQMAPAVSQQPYAATYTIVQPSVVVVGGCPACRVGVLEDDFTCLGILCAIFFFPLGLLFCFALRQRRCPNCGATFG